The genomic region TCAGTTTGTAATTCAAATAATTGGTCTAGAATAATAAGAGTATTAACATTGAGATTTAGTAATATAAatgattatataatatatttatagttGGAAGGGTTTTCATGGATACATTTTTGAAACTACAATGTCAGATCTTAAGAAGGCAGCTATCTGATATAACACTTGGAAGTTTGGAACAGATTTTTAATCACTCTTTTATAATGGAAGATATTCATTTCATTTAGTCTTATCATTGTGCACATGTTAACATTTCAAACTCATAGATTTGTATTGGGATCTTATCTTTCCTTTATCTTTTCGTAAGTGAAAATGAGAAATTTGGATCTACATATTGACTCTTTTATATTGATCCTACTTTGTAAGCTCAATTTGTGATGGTTCTTATCTGATTGTCAGAGAGTTGCATCACTTATTGTATTATTGGATCCGTTTAAATTTTGGGATACAATCCTATGCTGAGAATGTTATTATAAACTTGACTTGTTTATTAAGATGTCAAGTCCTTTACACTAGTGTAACTTACACATGCTTAAAATTATTTTTGTAGGTAAGAAAACGGAATACATCAAAACAAGGGAATGCATTTGCAGaaagtacatatgaggtagatgagTGCTTTCATCGCGAAGAATGTGTCAAAATAAAGCAATTTAGGTGTTCAAAATTAGCACAACATATAGACAGAGGGACACTTCATGCCAAGGGCATTTTTGTTGATGCGTCTCTAATGAATACTGATTATAAAGATTATTTTGTTTCAACTACTGAGAGCCATACTGCTTTTGCTCTTGCATGTCAAGACGAAAGAGATAAAGTGGTAAACAAGAGAAAGAGTACTTACTATCACACCACAGAACTGCCTACCCATAGGGAGAATCAAAACAAAAATGGAATTCACTTAGCAGATGACCACAATGTATCCTTACATAAGCTGGAATTATTTGCATATCACTCTGTGTTACAGGCTTTTCATGCTCAAGGTTCATTAAGCTGGGAAAGAGAAATTTTACTGACCAATCTCCGATTTGAATTGCATATTTCTTGTCAAGAGCACACATATATGCTGGAACAACTTGCATGTGGTTTTTGATGTAAAATTGTACAGTTCTCAATTGCATATATTGTAACAAAATGTCCTCTCAAGGATTGTAACTAACAATCTTTGGAATTTGATTAAACATAGTTTTGATGAAGAAATAGTGAGTAGCCTTCTTTGTGTAATGTCCAAGATCATTATCAATGTGAAGAACATTGGCAACATAGTGAAATTCAGATTTTTGTGTTTACGTTATGAAATTCTTGAATTTTTTGTGtatttcattctattttttaaatttcttgttGGAATGAATTATGCTTGCAAATACATTTGAAATTTTAAAGGCTTGAAGTTCCTCTAAAAGATTGTGAGATATAAACCAGTAGTCAAAAAATGAGTACAAGCACTTATTAAATTCCATAAACGGTATATCAGTCAAGTCAAATTTATGCAATTGTTAGTCTTCATGTTCAATAGTAGTTTTCTGGATTATTCCAATTAAATTATGTATATATTTTTCttatcaacgttttggatcatactgcatgatccatcatcaggatgaaatgaACAGAGAACAGAACAGTAGAATACtgcatgatccatcatcaaaatgaaatGAATGGAGAGCAGAATattcatcaacgttttggatcatacTGCACGATCCAtcatttcatcctgatgatggatcatgcagTATGATCCAAGACGTTGATGAGAAAAATCTACTCACAGTTTAATCAGAAAACTACTATTGATCATCATGGACTGTGGAAACTAATGACTTTGATTGAGTCTCTATGTTGTCATCTTGACAATATATTAAGACAAAAATATGCTTATTACTGCACATATAATGTTGCACTAACCTATTGAGCGTATTCAACCTTCAACCTTAAATTTACTCATTGCTTTCTTTTTCCCCATAGAATCGAGATTTTGCCGACATAATGGATTTTTCTGTAAGCCTCTTGTTTGTTCCATTGTCATCACCTTTAGTTTGGTCTTTCCAGTCAAGAACAATCTTAATTAAGCACCGTGTACTTCTTTCCTTCCATATAAACATTATATGGGAAACCTTTGTTGCAAACTACATTTCAGTCCATGTAATAAATGATCAGCCAAGAAAGTTACTAAATACCCTTTGTTGCACTTCCAGCAACTTTAACCTGTTGCTTCCAGTCAAGAACAGTTTTTCATTACATTTGCATTTTTCTTGCTAGTAATTGCTAATTTCCAAGCTGCTACAGTTCAACCATTACTTTAAGTTGCATAAATAAACCCTTCTGGATGATTGTTTTCCAATTAAAAACCTTGGATTGTAATGTATTCTTTTTAAGCCTTTTCTTCAACTCTCCAACTCTGATTTGGAGAACCATTTTTTATTAAGGTTTCTTAAACCTAGCGTCCCTATATTGTACCAAATGCTGGATTTGTGCATCAGCCAGGACAAAACTTTTTTCTTTTGATCTCGTGAAAGAACCAAACAACATTTAACCTGGTAAACAGAATAGCACTTTGAGGACTGCATGAAAGACAGAAGAAATTAGTGATTAGCAGATTTCCATTGGAAACTCAAAAAATGTTGACTGTCACCACATTTAACCTGTTTGCATATATGTTCTTTGAGACTTAATAATGCATCTTGATGCTGAATGAAGTTTTGGAAAAAATCGAAAAAGGTAGTATTCTAAGTTCATTGAACTTCACATCATATAACTTATAAATTTAATTATAGGAAGGAAAACACTCCTGCTTGGCTCCTAGTGATTAGTGTTTGGAGCAATCCCACACATCTGAACACAGGAAGTCATTAATAGACAACTCTCACCTGCACACTTCATATAAAATCAGCACTAGGTCAAAATAATCAAAGGTGCCCAAGCTTAACAACCCAATCCTAACTTGTGTATTATGTTGGGAGTTATCTGTCCTTGACTGTGTCAGAACAGTGAGATTGGTATCTACTTTTCTCTCTGATAGGCCAATGTCCATGTCATAATATATATTCTTTTGGCAGTGAACTCTGGCCACCAAACCCATTTACACAAACACTTGTTGACAAGTTGATCCACCGGACCACATCTATCTTAATGAACCGGAGCAGTTCTCGATGAGATAAGCAGGTGCTTTGGTTCCTTAAGGAAAAAGGACTTATATGTAGGTTTACGAGTGTCTATTGTGGACCAAGAATCTCAAAGCCTGATATGACAACTGGAAAGATTTCTGGCATGTTTGACATGCTAATAATGCCCAAGAGTTATACCATATTTAATGGTTATTTTTGGTTAAAGGATTGACAAGGATTTATTTCCCAAGGTTGGGTCTTGAAAATGGGATTTTCATGCAGTCTTGGTCATAGAAGCAATTATTGTTATATCTCAGAAAATATCAGACCAATATTTTCATAAAAGTTGTGATATTTTCTAAAAAGGCATTTACTTCTATTTTGATTGAAGTTTTCCTGAATATTGGTAATATTTTCTGATTTTGCTGGTATTATCTTTATTTTTTTCGTTTAAAAAGAGGCCAGTTTTCAGGCTAAATGATTTTGATATCTTTAGGATGGCTGGGGTATTTAATGAAGAGCAACCAAATCAAATTAAGTGAGTAGAATCTTGGAGCTTCAACATCAGGAACTATTCCTTTATGAGATTGTTTTGTGCCCTTTGTAAACTTtgtctcttgtgttatggtgatattAAGGGCATCTCTGTTTATTCATTGCTTTGTTAGAATTCATGATCGAGATCAGATTGATATATCTATTTGGGAGGATGCGTGGCCATAGTTCCTTTGGCTCCCTTGAACTTTAAGAGTGTTGACTCTGTTGTACTCAGTGGAAGTAAAAATATGTGAGCTACGTCAGTAACCCTACACAGCTCTTGGGAAAGGTGTAATGATGGCAATAATAGAATACTTTGGGCACCATAGAAACTAGATCTCCATTGTAAGCAATGGTTTAGGAAATGGAGATGGTGGTGCTTTTGGAAATGGAGCAGTTCTGGATGAGATAAGCAGATGCTTTGGTTCCTTAAGGAAAAAGGACTTATATGTAGGTTTATGAGTGTCTATTGTGGACCAAGAATCTCAAAGCCTGATATGACAACTGGAAAGATTTCTGGCATGTTTGACATGCTAATAATGCCCAAGAGCGATACCATATTTAATGGTTATTTTTGGTTAAAGGATTGACAAGGATTTATTTCCCAAGGTTGGGTCTTGAAAATGGGATTTTCATGCAGTCTTGGTCACAGAAGCAATTATTGTTATAACTCAGAAAATATCAGACCAATATTTTCATAAAAGTTATGATATTTTCTAAAAAGGCATTGACTTCTATTTTGATTGAAGTTTTCCTGAATATTGGTAATATTTTCTGATTTTGCTGGTATTATCTTTATTTTTCCCCTTTAAAAAGAGGCTAGTTTTCAGGCTAAATGATTTTGATATCTTTAGGATGGCTGGGGTATTTGATGAAGAGCAACCGAATCAAATTAAGTGAGTAGAATCTTGGAGCTTCAACATCAGGAACTATTCCTTTACGAGATTGTTTTGTGCCCTTTGTAAACTTtgtctcttgtgttatggtgatattAAGGGCATCCCTGTTTATTCATTGCTTTGTTAGAATTCATGATCGAGAGCAGATTGATATCTCTATTTGGGAGGATGCGTGGCCATAGTTCCTTTGGCTCCCTTGAAGTTTTGAGTGTTGACTCTGTTGTACTCAGTGGAAGTAAAAATATGTGAGCTACGTCAGTAACCGTACACAGCTCTTGGGAAAGGTGTAATGATGGCAATAATAGAATACTTTGGGCACCATAGAAACTAGATCTCCATTGTAAGCAATGGTTTAGGAAATGGAGATGGTGGTGCTTTTGGTCTTCATGAGAAACATGGTGCCTTGCTATCTTTCCTTTCTACCAATATACAATGTTTAACCATAGCATGAAGATTAAATACCAACGGATCCCTTTGTAAAGGCCCTTGTATTTTATTATTTAGCAGTTAGTAGTGGTGTAACTCAGTGCATTACTGAACTAAGTGATTGCGAGCAATCTGGTTTATATTACGCATGATCACATCCAGCTAGTATAAGACAATCTAATCTGTTTACCTTCATGTAAAATACTTATGATCTAGCATCAATTCAGTATACATAACCCATGACAAAAACATTAGGAACTGCAGCCCCATAGTTGATCGTCCTTCATAGCAGCTAGCCTCATTGGGCTCCTCTTGCTTTGTGTGACTTTGTAGCTTGACATGTGTCGTTTGTACTTTGTAGTTTGCAACTGATTTTTAGGGTTAAAACTTTGAAGTCAAACTATATAGTGATGCATTATGCAATGTGCCATTATAATCAACAATCACAAAATTACTGAGGAAAATCCATATTTCAATATTCATATTTCATGGTGTACATTTTTGTTTGCTTTCCCTCATCACTTTCTTTGCAATTAGGATGACTTCAAATGTAAAAGCATCAATTATTTCCATCGATACATGAGGATGCATCCTCAGGGGTTTTCTAGTTGTTCCTGTGCTTGAAACATTTGAGGGATGTGGAGATGCTTGAGGAATGTTCCCTGGCGTTCCCTATCCTCGCTGCCTACTTGGAAATGCCCCAAAAACAGTTGTCTACCATTCAGGTATGGTCGGCTGTTCCCAGATagaaattttaaagaaaaaaataaaaaatgaagaggaGTGGGATGGCCCACAAGACTATTGCATCTCTATCAATCCCTGAAACATAATAAAGCTGTAACCCTGTCTTTAGAAGCAAGAAAAACACAACAGCCATAACAAATTGCGTTTTTTTGGCTGATATTCATGAGCAGTAAGCATTGAGGAGTGATGAAGAACAGGGAGGAGAAGAGGAGAACACCATTTTAATACTGTTTGCCTTTTATTTTCAAGATTCTTTTTCTAATCTTTCATAGTTTtgaaaatttaaagaaaaagagttaaggctatttttttcaattttgtcttcttttttcAGTTTGCACTCTGTTTTTTTCTCAAACATGGGCAGAAATAAGGGTAGTGAAAATGTTGGCATGGAACAAAGAGTTGTTGGGGGATCAATGCGATTGTTGTAATTGAAGTGGAACAGCCACATGTcttgtttgaaattttgaatgcCTTTCTGTTTTTCTAAAAACTTATGCAAAAAGCCCATTCGAACCCAATAAACCTCATTTGCTCTTTTTAACAGCTTTAGacaaagataaaaagaaaaaattagGGGAAGCAGAGTATTGTTGTGTCATTGTGCAATAAATATTTAAGATGAGCTATCCCAAGGTATCTAGTCATCTTTTGTGCATTACAAGACATGGTGTTAGGGTTTTGGAGTAGTCATAGTTGAGAAGGCCAAGGTAAATTGATTGTACATGGATTTTGAAGCAAGATCTAAGGGTGTGCCAATAGAGTCTATACAATCTACTATGTCATCCATGGTTGATAGCATTGATGTTTATACAAAAGGAATGAGGAAGAATTCAAATGCTAGGGATAGTTGCAAGGATGTTGAATGTGCAATTACGAAAGAGGTAGCTAATTTAGTTGCCCAATCTTTTTATGCCCATGCCATCTCATTTTATGTGGCACATTTttcttatttcaaaaatatgttgaCAAAAACAAGTCGCATTGGTTCCTCATGTCTGCCTTGGAGAACATAGTTTATACATCATCCTTCTTGAGAGACAATGTTTAATAGTGAGTTTGTTGATGGATGATATGAGGCAAATTTGGCTAAGGATGGGCTGCTCAATTATGAATCATGATGGATTGGTGTTCTCATATTAGACATTGATCACTCatcaatatcatatttacatgtgtTCTTGGCTTTTATTTTTTTAGAGTTATTCATTGTTTAGGGAAGTGCAAGGATGTGAACTTCCAATTTCAGATTTTGATGGAGGCAATAGAGGAGTTTGGGGCCTCAAATGTTGTATTGGTGGTCACCAATTCAACATGTGTTTGTAAGTTAGTTGACATTATGGTGGAGGGTGCATATAGGCACAATTTTTGGATCCCATGTTTTCATATGTTGAATAATTCATTGAAAGGCATAAGAAATATTGGCTGAAGAGAGCGGTGGCCGAAGCAAGATTGCAAGATGTTCTTATTTGCAACCAACACCCTCTGATTGTTCTTTTTAGGAATTTTTTGAGGAAGAAACTCCCCAAACCTATTGATACTAAATATTCTTGTTGCTTTGTTTTGTTAGAGAGGGTGCTTGAGGTGCAAGAGCCTCTATAATTGATGATAGTTACTCCAGAGTTGGGTAGATGGATAGAGGCAAACACAATTGAAAGAAATCGTGTAAGGTGAGACATCCTTAATGATGAATGGTAATCCACTGAGGTaagatattttattattaatgtttgTGACTTGTAAATAATTTTCATTCTTGTATTTGCATTCGTTCTTTGTTGCTTGAgtcttttttttttgagatttttgctTGTAAATATATTTGTTCCATCTCTTATGTTGTATGGGTTATTATATATGTTGATACATACTCTCCTATTATTGGAGATATTAATGAGACATTTGACAACATGCTTGGCTAGATGAAGCAAGCAATGTAGAGTAGGATTTTTTATTTAAGATCATATTGAGGAGCATATCAAACCCATTGTAAAGTGGCATTGGAACACTATACACCATGCTTTATAATGCAACCCATGTTCTAAATCCCTAGTGGTATGCATCAAGGGTTAGGATGGTGTTTCATTTTGAAGAGGAAGAAGTGAAAGAAGTGTTTATGAATGCCCTTTGAAGGATGTATGGTATTGAGGGGGCAACTTTACTTTAACAACAATGGATTTCCTTTGTCGATTTTTGGGCCCAACATTTAACAAACCAAAGTCTAGGACATATAGGGCTGAATGAATTGACTATAGTAGATGGTAGACATGGCATGACAGAGAAGCAATAGAGTTGAGGATGTTTGTCACTCACCTCCTTTTACAAGTTGCTACTTCATTTGTTGTAGAGAAGAAATGGTTCACATTTCATTCATTTACTAAGCAGGAGTATGTTTACCTTTCGACAAGCAAAGAAGTTGGTATTTATGCATAGTGCCTTGCAACTTAAGGTTCAATGGACTCGTAAGTATCAATACACTCCAATTGCTTGGTGGGATGTTGATCCCAAAGATGACATATAGATTGATGAGTAGACACAAGAAGGATTGGTTGGGCTTACACTAGATGAGGTAGTCCCTCATTGGCAGTGACTTAGatttagattttaattttgattcaGGTGAAGATGAGGCAAAGGTACAATAGCAATAGATTTAGTTATGTACATTTTCTCATTTTGAAATTGTAGCCTTTAAGCCTTTCATTTTGTTTTCTATGTGCACTGGTAGTGAAAACTCAAATGATAAGAGATTGAAATTTGGTTAATTTTTATGTCTACTTCTGAGTTCTGAATTCAACTATATTGTTTCATAACATGGTTACATAAAAAATATGGTGAATGCCTTATCATATGAATGTTTGAGATTCAGTATATTTTTACGGTTGTCTTGGAAACAATGTGGAACATAGGTTATTTATTTTTATGGGggcatttttccatttttgagttACCAATCTTGATAATATCTTGAGAAATTGAAAATAGATTTATGTATTGTTTTTTCAAGATATTCCTAATAAAGATATTTTCTATGGTCTTGGTCTCTGACATTTAATCTCATTGATAATCTTCCAAGTATTGTTTTGGTATGTGTCAGATTCCCTCAAAATAGGGTGGATATACAACACTTTGTCCTTAGCAAAAGAAAAACACACCTATTGCAATGAACTTGCACTTGAATCCCTCATACAACGAATAATATTATAGCAATGATTATAGTTCATTCAAACCCTTAACATGCATTAAAgagaaaaacaaagcaaaaaggTGTAAGGAAGCACTACACAACTAAAACAACAAACTACAGTTGGAGAAACTCTTAAATGAGATTAAAACTCTAGGAAGAGCGAATAAAACTCATCATGCCAAAAAAGGCATATGTAGAGCCCAAGAATAGTTTAGATGAGCTCCCAACACTTGCAGTCAGTCTCTACAACTTCAAAACCTTGCCCTTGTATAGTGCAATTTGGAAATGTGAACCAAGAaggtttttaaaatgtttttttttcaacTCCTCTATGCTCTAACAAGCATCAACCAACCTTGTAATGAAGCTTATGGCTTCCTGATAAATTCCCAAACATGCAATAAGGAAAGAACTATCTTGTGCTCAAACCCTTCAAATTCTTATTGCCAACATATTGACATGTTCTTTGGGGTGAACATGTAAGCCTGTTTGGGGAAATAATTGGAGAGCACACTAAAATTGGCTTTTCGGGTAGATTTAAGGTCTGCAATTTCGTCTTAGTGGCTCTTGAAGATCTTTCATTCCATCCCACATGCTTTCTTGACTCTTATCACATCCTTTCACATCACATAATCCATGATTCCATTGTAAATGATGAATTTGATGAAGATGGTGCATATTCTAATCCAAAGACTCAAAATGGAAATCACAATCTTGATGATCTTTCAATCTGACCCAAGCTTTCAGATCACACCTCCCCAACCAGGAGCTTTTGGTCCCCCGAAGTTCACCAAACTGAGAACCAACCGAAGAACACCCAAATTATCATATATTCTTAAGCATCCTTCTTCTTATGACTTTGAACTCCCAAGCCCACTCCAACTTCAAAAAACATATACAAACCAATCATGGTCTCTAATCTGGATCTTGACTAATCCACTTAGAACATCagcaaaattgaaaggaaaaagttTGCCCACCCTTGT from Cryptomeria japonica chromosome 3, Sugi_1.0, whole genome shotgun sequence harbors:
- the LOC131052067 gene encoding uncharacterized protein LOC131052067; the encoded protein is MGVFRDIKMKFINGMEVEACSNEPGFAGAWFEGVIVSQEGGMYRVQYDKFETDEGYPLIEELHYCQLRPRPPEMNIINWAAGDQIEVLDKDCWWEGVISKVLLRKQYRVYFPCYGNCMRCHYSNIRPKQEWKNGKWSLSLPVRKRNTSKQGNAFAESTYEVDECFHREECVKIKQFRCSKLAQHIDRGTLHAKGIFVDASLMNTDYKDYFVSTTESHTAFALACQDERDKVVNKRKSTYYHTTELPTHRENQNKNGIHLADDHNVSLHKLELFAYHSVLQAFHAQGSLSWEREILLTNLRFELHISCQEHTYMLEQLACGF